One part of the Chryseobacterium mulctrae genome encodes these proteins:
- a CDS encoding acyl carrier protein phosphodiesterase: MNFLAHSFLTFNDGQIVGQFLEDFIRNKDRYSFPKDIQDGITLHRAIDTFTDSHPAIHEAKKVFSPLVRLYAGAFVDVSMDYFLATDFSLNSLKGWKEHSLKVYRILNENEQFLSENFKKMLAKMEHDDWLYNYREDWGIKFSIQNVLNKAKYLDKDIPVFQAFLDNKEILQKCYDDFFPDLLAHAKAENALLQLQK; this comes from the coding sequence ATGAACTTTCTCGCCCACTCTTTTCTTACTTTTAATGACGGACAAATTGTCGGGCAGTTTCTCGAAGATTTTATTCGAAATAAAGACCGCTATTCTTTCCCGAAAGACATTCAGGACGGTATTACTCTTCATCGCGCAATTGATACATTTACCGATTCTCATCCTGCAATACATGAAGCAAAAAAAGTTTTCAGTCCGCTCGTAAGGCTTTACGCAGGTGCTTTTGTAGATGTTTCGATGGATTATTTTCTAGCGACAGATTTCAGTCTCAATTCTTTAAAAGGATGGAAAGAACATTCGTTAAAAGTATACCGAATTCTTAATGAAAATGAGCAGTTTCTTTCAGAAAATTTCAAAAAAATGCTCGCAAAAATGGAACACGATGATTGGTTGTATAATTATCGTGAAGACTGGGGAATTAAATTCAGTATTCAGAATGTTTTGAATAAAGCGAAATATTTAGATAAAGACATTCCCGTTTTCCAGGCTTTTTTAGACAACAAAGAGATTTTGCAGAAATGCTATGACGATTTTTTTCCTGACCTTTTAGCTCATGCAAAAGCTGAAAATGCTTTACTGCAACTTCAAAAATAA